The proteins below come from a single Geobacillus thermoleovorans genomic window:
- a CDS encoding M16 family metallopeptidase: protein MELINKYTCKNGVRIVLEQIPTVRSVAIGIWIGTGSRNETEQTNGISHFLEHMFFKGTTTRTARDIAEAFDSIGGQVNAFTSKEYTCYYAKVLDEHAPLALEMLADMFFHSTFVEDELQKERNVVLEEIKMYEDTPDDIVHDLLGKACYAGHPLGYPILGTEETLRTFTGDTLRQYMADYYTPDRVVISVAGNVDERFIDEVERYFGSFAAESKPPSSGTPAFVPQKIARKKDTEQAHVCIGFNGLPIGHPDAYPLLILNNILGGSMSSRLFQEVREQRGLAYSVFSYHSAYQDSGLLAIYAGTGSSQLDVLFETIQHTIRQLKEDGVTEKELHNSKEQMKGSLMLGLESTNSRMSRNGKNELLLGRHRSLDEIIEEIESVTVEKVNELARTVFTDDYALALISPDGVLPRPLHS, encoded by the coding sequence ATGGAGTTGATTAACAAATATACGTGCAAAAACGGTGTGCGAATCGTGCTCGAGCAAATTCCGACTGTAAGGTCGGTGGCCATCGGCATATGGATCGGGACCGGCTCGCGCAATGAAACGGAGCAAACCAATGGCATTTCCCATTTTTTAGAGCATATGTTTTTCAAGGGGACAACGACGCGCACGGCCCGGGACATTGCGGAAGCATTCGACAGCATCGGCGGGCAAGTAAACGCCTTTACATCGAAGGAGTATACGTGTTACTACGCCAAAGTGTTGGATGAACACGCGCCGCTGGCGCTTGAAATGCTCGCCGATATGTTTTTCCACTCGACATTTGTGGAGGATGAGCTGCAAAAGGAGCGCAACGTCGTGCTCGAGGAAATCAAAATGTATGAAGATACACCGGATGACATCGTCCACGATTTGCTCGGCAAAGCGTGCTATGCGGGTCATCCGCTCGGCTATCCGATTTTGGGCACGGAAGAGACGCTGCGCACGTTTACTGGCGACACGCTGCGCCAATATATGGCGGACTACTATACACCGGATCGCGTCGTCATTTCGGTCGCCGGCAACGTCGACGAACGGTTTATTGATGAGGTCGAGCGCTATTTCGGCTCGTTTGCCGCAGAGAGCAAGCCGCCTTCTTCAGGGACGCCGGCGTTTGTGCCGCAAAAGATCGCGCGCAAAAAGGACACTGAGCAGGCGCACGTATGCATCGGATTCAACGGGTTGCCGATCGGCCATCCGGACGCGTACCCGCTCCTCATCTTGAACAATATTTTAGGCGGCAGCATGAGCAGCCGGCTGTTTCAGGAAGTGCGCGAACAGCGCGGATTGGCGTATTCGGTGTTCTCGTACCATTCCGCCTACCAAGACAGCGGCCTGCTCGCCATTTACGCCGGCACAGGAAGCAGCCAGCTTGATGTGCTGTTCGAAACGATCCAGCACACCATTCGCCAGCTGAAGGAGGACGGAGTGACCGAAAAAGAGTTGCATAACAGCAAAGAGCAGATGAAAGGAAGCCTGATGCTTGGGCTCGAGAGCACGAACAGCCGGATGAGCCGCAACGGCAAAAATGAACTCCTTCTCGGCCGCCACCGCTCGCTTGATGAGATCATTGAAGAGATTGAAAGTGTCACGGTGGAAAAAGTAAACGAACTGGCGCGCACGGTTTTCACGGACGATTACGCGCTCGCCTTAATCAGCCCGGACGGCGTGCTGCCGCGCCCGCTCCATTCATAG
- a CDS encoding dipicolinate synthase subunit B, with product MSGNSLKGKRIGFGLTGSHCTYDAVFPEIEKLVNEGAEVLPIVTYTVKTTNTRFGEGEEWVKKLEQLTGHEVIDTIVKAEPLGPKIPLDCMVIAPLTGNSMSKLANAMTDSPVLMAAKATMRNHRPVVLGISTNDALGLNGVNLMRLMAAKNIYFIPFGQDAPQAKPNSMVAYMPLLRDTILAALEGKQLQPVIIERFRYN from the coding sequence ATGAGCGGAAACAGCTTGAAAGGAAAACGGATCGGCTTTGGCCTCACCGGGTCGCATTGCACATATGATGCGGTGTTCCCGGAGATCGAGAAGCTTGTCAACGAAGGAGCGGAGGTGCTGCCGATCGTCACCTATACGGTGAAAACGACGAACACCCGCTTTGGCGAAGGGGAAGAATGGGTGAAAAAACTCGAACAACTGACCGGACATGAAGTGATCGATACGATCGTCAAAGCGGAGCCTCTCGGGCCGAAAATTCCGCTCGACTGCATGGTGATCGCTCCGCTCACCGGCAACTCGATGAGCAAGCTGGCCAATGCCATGACGGATTCCCCCGTGCTGATGGCGGCGAAAGCGACGATGCGCAACCACCGCCCGGTCGTGCTTGGCATTTCGACGAACGATGCGCTCGGCTTAAACGGCGTCAATCTAATGCGGCTTATGGCAGCAAAAAACATTTATTTCATCCCGTTCGGCCAAGACGCCCCGCAGGCGAAGCCGAACTCCATGGTCGCCTACATGCCGCTTTTGCGCGATACGATTCTTGCCGCGCTTGAAGGGAAGCAGCTGCAGCCGGTCATTATCGAGCGGTTCCGCTACAACTGA
- the dapG gene encoding aspartate kinase, with translation MKLIVQKFGGTSVRDERGRNLARRHIERALEDGYKVVAVVSAMGRCGDPYATDTLLSLIGGVHHHVTKREQDMLMACGEIISSVVFSNLLNEHGIKATAFTGAQAGFCTNSDHTNAKILEMRCDRLLEALRQYDVVVVAGFQGMAENGDITTLGRGGSDTSAAALGAALNAEWVDIFTDVDGVMTADPRIVESARPLDVVTYTEICNMAYQGAKVIHPRAVEIAMQAKVPLRIRSTYSDAPGTLVTSSVRGRKGSDVKERLVTGITYVADVTQIKVLAKEGHYELQSDVFQAMAHEGISVDFINISPYGVVYTVSGDMTEKAVAALRRIGYEPAVTPRCAKVSVVGAGIAGVPGVTAKIVTALSEQGIQILQSADSHTTIWVLVKQDDMEKAVNALHDAFCLSEADAGEDEAIWSEE, from the coding sequence ATGAAACTCATTGTTCAAAAGTTCGGCGGCACGTCCGTCCGCGACGAGCGCGGGCGGAACTTGGCGCGCCGCCATATTGAACGGGCGTTGGAAGATGGCTATAAAGTCGTGGCCGTCGTATCGGCTATGGGACGTTGCGGCGATCCATATGCGACCGATACGCTGCTTAGTTTGATCGGCGGCGTTCATCACCATGTCACAAAACGAGAGCAAGATATGCTTATGGCGTGCGGAGAAATCATCTCAAGCGTTGTGTTCAGCAACTTGTTGAACGAACACGGCATCAAAGCGACGGCGTTCACCGGCGCCCAGGCAGGATTTTGCACGAACAGCGATCATACGAACGCGAAAATTCTCGAAATGCGCTGCGACCGCCTCCTTGAGGCGCTTCGGCAATACGACGTCGTCGTTGTCGCCGGCTTTCAAGGCATGGCGGAAAACGGCGACATAACAACGCTCGGCCGCGGCGGGAGCGACACGTCGGCGGCAGCGCTCGGCGCGGCGTTAAACGCGGAGTGGGTTGATATTTTCACCGATGTCGACGGCGTCATGACCGCCGACCCGCGCATCGTTGAGAGCGCCCGGCCGCTTGACGTCGTTACGTATACGGAAATTTGCAACATGGCGTACCAAGGGGCGAAAGTGATCCATCCGCGCGCGGTGGAGATCGCCATGCAGGCGAAAGTGCCGCTGCGCATTCGCTCGACGTACTCCGATGCCCCCGGGACGCTCGTCACTTCATCGGTGCGCGGCCGAAAAGGAAGCGATGTGAAAGAGCGGCTTGTCACCGGCATTACGTACGTCGCCGACGTCACACAAATCAAAGTGCTGGCGAAAGAAGGCCACTATGAGCTGCAGTCTGACGTGTTTCAAGCGATGGCCCATGAAGGGATCAGCGTGGACTTTATCAACATTTCCCCGTACGGTGTTGTGTACACCGTGAGCGGCGACATGACGGAAAAAGCGGTGGCCGCCCTGCGCCGCATCGGCTACGAACCGGCCGTGACGCCCCGATGCGCCAAAGTGTCGGTCGTCGGCGCCGGCATTGCCGGCGTACCGGGGGTGACGGCGAAAATCGTCACTGCCTTGTCGGAGCAAGGCATTCAAATTTTGCAGTCCGCCGACAGCCATACGACGATTTGGGTGCTAGTGAAGCAAGACGATATGGAAAAGGCGGTCAACGCTCTGCATGACGCCTTCTGTTTATCCGAGGCGGATGCGGGCGAAGATGAAGCGATTTGGAGCGAGGAGTGA
- the asd gene encoding aspartate-semialdehyde dehydrogenase has product MAQKQYHVAVVGATGAVGQQMVRTLEDRNFPVGKLTLLSSERSAGKKMRFRSEEIEVQAASPERFDGVDIALFSAGGAVSKALAPEAVRRGAIVIDNTSAFRMEENVPLVVPEVNESDLTWHNGIIANPNCSTIQMVVALEPIRKAFGLERVIVSTYQAVSGAGAQAIEELNEQTKAVLEGKPVEANILPVKSDRKHYPIAFNAIPQIDKFQDNGFTFEEMKMINETKKIMHMPELKVAATCVRIPVASGHSESVYIEIEQDGVTASDLQAVLREAPGVVLQDDPSEQLYPMPAHCVGKYDVFVGRIRRDLDNRRGFHLWIVADNLLKGAASNSVQIAESLLKLGLI; this is encoded by the coding sequence ATGGCTCAAAAACAATATCATGTCGCTGTCGTCGGAGCAACGGGGGCCGTCGGGCAGCAAATGGTGCGGACGCTTGAAGACCGGAACTTCCCGGTTGGAAAATTGACTTTGTTGTCATCGGAGCGGTCAGCCGGCAAAAAAATGCGCTTTCGCAGCGAGGAGATCGAAGTGCAGGCGGCATCGCCCGAGCGCTTTGACGGGGTCGACATCGCCTTGTTCAGCGCCGGCGGCGCCGTATCGAAAGCGCTGGCGCCGGAAGCGGTGCGGCGCGGAGCGATCGTGATCGACAATACGAGCGCGTTTCGGATGGAGGAAAACGTGCCGCTTGTCGTTCCGGAAGTGAACGAAAGCGACTTGACGTGGCATAACGGCATTATCGCCAATCCGAACTGCTCGACGATTCAAATGGTTGTGGCGTTGGAGCCGATTCGGAAGGCGTTTGGCCTAGAGCGCGTCATTGTCTCGACGTACCAAGCCGTCTCCGGGGCGGGAGCGCAGGCCATTGAAGAGCTCAACGAGCAGACGAAAGCGGTGCTCGAAGGGAAGCCGGTGGAGGCGAACATTTTGCCAGTGAAATCGGACCGAAAGCATTACCCAATTGCGTTCAACGCCATTCCGCAAATCGATAAGTTTCAAGACAATGGATTTACGTTTGAAGAGATGAAAATGATCAATGAAACAAAAAAAATTATGCATATGCCTGAGCTGAAAGTGGCGGCGACGTGCGTGCGCATTCCGGTGGCGAGCGGCCATTCGGAATCGGTGTACATCGAAATTGAACAAGACGGCGTCACCGCCTCTGACTTGCAGGCGGTGCTCCGCGAAGCGCCGGGCGTCGTGCTTCAAGATGATCCGAGCGAACAGTTGTATCCGATGCCGGCCCATTGCGTCGGTAAGTACGACGTGTTTGTCGGCCGCATCCGCCGCGATTTGGACAACCGCCGCGGCTTCCATCTATGGATTGTCGCTGACAACTTGCTAAAAGGTGCAGCCTCGAACTCGGTGCAAATCGCAGAAAGTTTGTTGAAGCTCGGGCTCATTTGA
- a CDS encoding YlmC/YmxH family sporulation protein, translating to MRLSELSGKEIVDVSRAERLGVLGQTDLEINEQTGQIEALLIPTGKWFGFRKDGQEIRVPWKYIRKIGADMVMIDVPEEG from the coding sequence ATGAGGCTGAGCGAATTAAGCGGAAAAGAAATTGTCGATGTAAGCCGAGCCGAGCGGCTCGGGGTGCTCGGGCAGACCGATTTGGAAATCAACGAGCAAACGGGGCAGATCGAGGCGCTGCTCATCCCAACGGGAAAATGGTTCGGGTTTCGCAAAGACGGACAGGAAATTCGCGTGCCGTGGAAATATATTCGCAAAATCGGCGCCGATATGGTGATGATCGACGTCCCCGAGGAAGGGTGA
- the dpaA gene encoding dipicolinic acid synthetase subunit A, which translates to MMLTGMHIAIIGGDARQLEVIRKLVELDAKLSLVGFDQLAHHFTGAMKLPIGEVDFADLDAIILPVHGTTLDGNVNSVFAHEPIPFTEEMVQKTARQCTIYSGISNAYLDELVKKTGRKHVQLFERDDVAIYNSIPTAEGTVMMVIQHTDFTIHGSCVAVLGLGRVGMTVARTFAALGAKVKVGARRSEHLARITEMGLVPFHLNDLEKEVRDIDVCINTVPHLIVTASVIAKMPPHTLIIDLASKPGGTDFRYAEKRGVKAILAPGLPGIVAPKTAGKIIANVLAQLLYADLQKREENHA; encoded by the coding sequence ATGATGCTGACAGGAATGCATATCGCCATCATCGGCGGCGATGCTAGGCAGCTTGAAGTCATCCGCAAACTCGTTGAACTCGACGCGAAGTTGTCGCTTGTCGGCTTCGACCAGCTCGCCCATCATTTCACCGGGGCGATGAAGCTGCCGATTGGCGAAGTCGATTTTGCCGATTTGGATGCGATCATTTTGCCGGTTCACGGCACGACGCTGGACGGAAACGTCAACAGCGTGTTTGCCCACGAACCGATTCCGTTTACAGAAGAGATGGTGCAAAAAACGGCGCGGCAATGCACGATTTATTCCGGCATCAGCAACGCGTATTTGGACGAATTGGTGAAAAAAACAGGGCGCAAGCACGTGCAGTTGTTTGAGCGCGACGATGTCGCCATTTACAACTCCATTCCGACCGCGGAAGGCACGGTGATGATGGTCATTCAGCATACGGATTTTACGATCCACGGCTCATGCGTTGCCGTCTTGGGGCTTGGACGCGTTGGCATGACCGTCGCCCGGACGTTCGCCGCGTTGGGGGCGAAAGTGAAAGTCGGGGCGCGCCGGTCGGAGCATCTCGCCCGCATTACAGAAATGGGGCTCGTGCCGTTTCACTTAAACGATTTGGAAAAAGAAGTGCGTGACATTGACGTCTGCATCAACACCGTGCCTCATCTCATCGTGACGGCGAGCGTCATCGCCAAAATGCCGCCCCATACGCTGATTATCGATTTGGCGTCAAAACCGGGCGGCACTGACTTCCGCTATGCCGAAAAACGGGGAGTGAAAGCCATTTTGGCGCCCGGGCTGCCGGGGATTGTCGCGCCGAAGACAGCTGGGAAAATCATCGCCAACGTCTTGGCGCAACTATTATATGCAGATTTACAAAAACGGGAGGAGAATCATGCATGA
- the dapA gene encoding 4-hydroxy-tetrahydrodipicolinate synthase, giving the protein MVQFGNIITAMVTPFDRKGNLDLAKTTELVNYLLDNGTDALVVAGTTGESPTLTTEEKIALFRHVVSVVNGRAPVIAGTGTNDTRASIELTKKAEEAGVDAVMLVAPYYNKPNQEGLYQHFKAIAESTSLPVMLYNVPGRTSVSLAPETVIRLSEVPNIVAVKEAGGNLDAMAEIIERTPDDFLLYSGDDSLTLPVLAIGGNGVVSVASHIIGNEMQEMIRSFLAGDHQKAAALHRKWLPLMKGLFAAPSPVPVKTALQLRGLDVGSVRLPLVPLTEQERKELSRLLDALS; this is encoded by the coding sequence GTGGTTCAGTTCGGGAACATCATAACGGCGATGGTTACGCCATTTGACCGAAAAGGGAATCTCGACTTGGCAAAAACAACGGAGCTTGTCAACTATTTGCTTGACAATGGCACAGATGCGCTCGTTGTCGCCGGCACGACCGGCGAGTCGCCGACGTTGACGACCGAGGAAAAAATCGCGCTTTTTCGCCATGTCGTCTCCGTCGTCAACGGCCGGGCGCCGGTCATTGCTGGAACGGGCACGAACGATACGCGCGCGTCGATCGAGCTGACGAAAAAGGCGGAAGAGGCGGGCGTCGATGCTGTCATGCTTGTGGCGCCGTATTACAACAAGCCGAACCAAGAAGGGCTGTATCAACATTTCAAAGCGATTGCCGAAAGCACATCGCTGCCGGTGATGCTGTATAACGTTCCAGGGCGCACGTCGGTGAGTCTTGCTCCGGAGACGGTCATCCGGCTGTCCGAAGTTCCGAACATTGTCGCTGTCAAGGAAGCGGGCGGCAATTTGGACGCCATGGCGGAAATCATTGAGCGTACGCCGGACGACTTTTTGCTCTACAGCGGCGACGACAGCTTGACGCTTCCAGTGCTAGCGATCGGCGGCAATGGCGTCGTCTCGGTCGCTTCGCACATCATTGGCAATGAAATGCAGGAAATGATTCGTTCCTTTTTAGCGGGCGATCATCAGAAGGCGGCGGCGCTGCATCGAAAATGGCTGCCGCTCATGAAAGGCTTGTTTGCCGCCCCAAGCCCGGTGCCGGTGAAAACGGCGCTGCAGCTGCGCGGGCTGGACGTTGGTTCGGTGCGCCTTCCGCTTGTGCCGCTCACCGAACAAGAGCGGAAGGAGCTAAGCCGCCTGCTCGATGCGCTGTCGTAA